DNA from Gammaproteobacteria bacterium:
AGCCTGCGGCTGGATCCGGAATCACCCTATTGCTACCGTTGCGCGTGGCAAGTCGCGCCGTTCACACCAGAGCGGCATCTGGGCTACGCGGTGCAATGGTTCGCCATGGCGCTCGCATTGTTGATTATCGTGATTGTCGTGAACGTGAAACGAAACAAATCCAGTAACGAATCCAAGCGTGGCTAGTACGACGGACAACTCGTCAGCCAGCTCTCGCGCCCGCCTGAAGCTGCTTGGCCTGGCGATGGTGTTTGCCGCCCCATTACTGGCAGCCGTAGTGCTGTATGCATTCAGCGACTGGCTGCCGTTGCCGGCGCCAGTCTCCAATGGCGAATTGATCTCGCCGCCGCGGGCGATAAAAGAGTTCGAGCTGCAAACTGTAAACGGCAGACGGCTGACCCGGGGGTTTCTGCGCGATAAATGGACGCTTCTGTATGTCGGTGGCAGCCATTGCGATCTCTGGT
Protein-coding regions in this window:
- a CDS encoding SURF1 family protein, whose amino-acid sequence is YVPYEQGFRLGGMDAGEIGWPRRVQFVDFKRMGARLDLALAGASLRLDPESPYCYRCAWQVAPFTPERHLGYAVQWFAMALALLIIVIVVNVKRNKSSNESKRG